The proteins below are encoded in one region of Sphingobacterium sp. R2:
- the infB gene encoding translation initiation factor IF-2, translated as MTEGKGTNLLKAAKELNIGIHTAVECLVKKGYDVEAKPNTKLNGEMYGVLLKEFQGDKSLKDEAKQIVIGKIRREESPSASPKESSKSEDTEDHDESKEILVKNTVEIPSTKEATPEKVEEPAHQGGMKVVGKIDLDALRRGGNKVKKEEPVKEEPKNTKQVPAETKAEVKAEEKKDAEVKAPSVEVKKEELKVTENKQEAVVPKAEIKKPEVDKTEVKATPVVETKTEPVKVEDKKKEETAPKAVPVTPIVEPVKKQGDDIFSARAERLTGPKVVGKIELPTARPSHKPVASSSNAGNNNEKRKRKRTNPNGPVNPNAGQGHGANNQNRGPRDGNNPNNRDQQGNRGGNHGNNNNPNNRQGQTGNQQGRPGQGGGNNQHSGRPGQGTRPQYGNRFDNRGKGRPVENKEEPTEKEIQDQIKATLARLSGAGKSGKFAQRAKLRRQKRDDVAQHAEEAAMEQEMMAKVLRVTEFVTANELANLMDVQVTQIIATCMSLGMFVSINQRLDAETLAIVADEFGYQVEFIKPEDEETAELEESDTEQNLISRAPIVTVMGHVDHGKTSLLDYIRKANVTSGEAGGITQHIGAYAVKLEDDRKITFLDTPGHEAFTAMRARGAKVTDIVIIVIAADDAVMPQTKEAINHAQAAGVPIVFAFTKVDKPGANPDRIREQLSAMNILVEDWGGKFQAQEISAKTGENVDLLLEKVLLEAEMLDLKADPKKRAVGSVIEAALDKGRGIVTTVLIQSGTLRVGDPILAGSHSGKVKALTNERGERVKEAGPSVPVQILGMSGAPTAGDKLYVLESESEARTVANKRLQLQREQGMRATKHITLDEIGRRLAIGNFKELNIIVKGDVDGSIEALSDSLLKLSTDEIQVNIIHKSVGAISESDVLLASASDAIIIGFQVRPTQNARKLAENEQIDVRLYSIIYDAIDEIKSAMEGMLAPKFEEKIVAEVEIRETFKISKVGTIAGCMVREGKINRNNDIRVIRDGVVIHTGKLASLKRFKDDVKEVSQGYECGLNIDRFNDIEVGDIVEAYEQVEVKRKL; from the coding sequence ATGACTGAAGGAAAAGGAACAAACTTGCTTAAAGCAGCAAAGGAACTCAACATCGGGATACATACCGCCGTCGAATGTTTAGTGAAAAAGGGATATGATGTAGAAGCAAAGCCTAACACTAAATTGAACGGAGAGATGTATGGTGTGCTGTTAAAAGAGTTTCAGGGAGACAAATCACTGAAAGATGAAGCTAAACAAATTGTTATTGGCAAAATTCGTCGTGAGGAGTCGCCGTCCGCTTCTCCTAAGGAATCATCTAAGAGTGAGGATACCGAAGATCACGATGAATCTAAGGAAATCTTGGTCAAGAATACGGTAGAAATTCCATCTACTAAAGAAGCTACTCCTGAAAAGGTGGAGGAACCTGCACATCAAGGTGGTATGAAGGTTGTTGGTAAAATTGATCTTGACGCTTTACGTAGAGGCGGAAATAAGGTAAAGAAGGAAGAACCTGTTAAGGAAGAGCCAAAAAATACCAAGCAAGTACCTGCAGAGACAAAAGCTGAAGTTAAGGCGGAAGAAAAGAAGGATGCCGAAGTGAAAGCGCCTAGTGTTGAAGTAAAAAAAGAAGAACTAAAGGTTACTGAAAATAAGCAAGAAGCTGTAGTGCCCAAAGCAGAGATCAAAAAGCCGGAAGTAGATAAAACTGAAGTAAAAGCAACTCCGGTTGTAGAGACAAAAACTGAGCCTGTGAAGGTAGAAGATAAGAAAAAAGAAGAAACAGCGCCAAAAGCTGTACCAGTAACTCCAATAGTGGAGCCTGTAAAAAAACAAGGTGATGATATTTTTTCTGCTCGCGCAGAGAGATTGACAGGTCCTAAAGTGGTTGGTAAAATTGAATTGCCAACAGCGAGACCTTCCCACAAACCGGTGGCTTCATCTTCAAATGCTGGAAATAATAACGAGAAACGTAAGCGTAAGCGGACGAATCCAAATGGGCCAGTTAATCCGAACGCGGGTCAAGGTCATGGTGCTAATAATCAAAACCGTGGGCCACGTGATGGTAATAATCCCAACAATCGGGATCAACAAGGTAATCGTGGTGGGAATCATGGTAATAACAATAATCCTAACAATCGTCAAGGACAAACGGGAAATCAACAAGGTCGACCGGGTCAAGGTGGTGGAAATAACCAACACTCAGGCAGACCAGGTCAAGGGACTAGACCGCAATATGGAAATCGTTTTGACAATAGAGGAAAAGGAAGACCTGTTGAGAATAAGGAAGAGCCTACTGAAAAGGAAATACAAGACCAAATTAAAGCGACACTTGCTCGTTTAAGTGGTGCAGGTAAGTCGGGGAAATTTGCGCAGCGCGCCAAATTGAGAAGACAGAAACGTGATGATGTTGCCCAACATGCTGAAGAAGCTGCAATGGAACAAGAAATGATGGCAAAAGTATTGCGTGTTACAGAATTTGTAACTGCAAACGAATTAGCTAACTTGATGGACGTTCAAGTAACTCAGATTATTGCAACTTGTATGAGTTTGGGTATGTTTGTGTCAATTAATCAACGTTTAGATGCTGAAACTTTAGCAATAGTAGCGGATGAATTTGGTTATCAAGTCGAGTTTATCAAACCTGAGGATGAAGAAACTGCTGAGCTTGAAGAATCCGATACTGAACAAAACTTGATTTCGAGAGCGCCTATTGTAACGGTAATGGGACACGTCGATCATGGTAAAACCTCATTATTGGATTACATTCGTAAGGCAAACGTGACTTCTGGTGAGGCCGGTGGTATCACCCAACATATCGGTGCATACGCGGTAAAATTGGAAGATGATCGTAAAATCACATTTTTGGATACTCCTGGTCACGAAGCTTTTACAGCTATGCGCGCCCGCGGTGCCAAAGTTACTGATATTGTTATTATCGTTATTGCGGCGGACGATGCTGTTATGCCACAGACAAAAGAAGCAATCAACCACGCGCAAGCGGCAGGAGTGCCAATTGTATTTGCATTTACCAAAGTGGATAAACCTGGAGCAAATCCTGATAGAATTCGCGAGCAGCTTTCTGCGATGAATATATTGGTTGAAGATTGGGGTGGTAAGTTCCAAGCGCAAGAGATTTCAGCAAAAACGGGAGAAAATGTTGACCTGTTATTAGAGAAAGTTTTATTGGAAGCTGAGATGTTAGATCTAAAAGCTGATCCGAAAAAACGTGCTGTTGGTTCAGTAATTGAAGCAGCTTTGGATAAAGGCCGTGGTATCGTAACAACGGTATTGATACAAAGTGGTACATTACGCGTTGGAGATCCTATATTAGCGGGATCGCATTCCGGTAAAGTTAAAGCATTGACTAATGAAAGGGGTGAACGTGTCAAAGAGGCGGGACCGTCTGTTCCAGTACAAATATTGGGGATGTCAGGAGCGCCAACAGCAGGGGATAAGCTTTATGTTCTTGAGAGTGAATCTGAAGCAAGAACTGTAGCCAACAAACGCCTTCAGTTACAACGCGAACAAGGTATGCGTGCTACTAAGCACATTACCCTAGATGAAATCGGTCGTCGTTTAGCAATCGGTAACTTTAAGGAACTTAATATTATCGTTAAAGGTGATGTGGATGGTTCTATCGAAGCACTATCAGATTCATTATTGAAATTGTCTACTGATGAAATTCAAGTTAACATTATTCATAAATCAGTGGGTGCGATTTCTGAATCGGACGTATTGTTAGCTTCTGCTTCTGATGCAATCATTATAGGATTCCAAGTACGCCCAACACAAAATGCACGTAAGTTAGCTGAGAACGAGCAAATTGATGTACGTTTATATTCGATCATCTATGATGCGATTGATGAAATCAAGTCTGCGATGGAAGGTATGTTAGCTCCGAAATTTGAAGAGAAAATTGTTGCTGAGGTTGAAATCAGGGAAACATTTAAAATTTCTAAAGTTGGTACGATTGCGGGATGTATGGTTCGCGAGGGCAAAATTAATAGAAACAATGATATTCGTGTAATTAGAGATGGTGTTGTTATCCATACTGGTAAACTGGCATCTTTGAAACGTTTCAAAGATGATGTGAAAGAAGTTTCACAGGGTTACGAATGTGGTTTAAATATTGACCGTTTCAAT